From a single Sphingobium sp. genomic region:
- a CDS encoding M48 family metalloprotease: MLSKSGTAKFTARLLALLALFSIALQPAHAQSILRDAETEAFLDEISEPLIRAAGLEPANVDIVLINDKSINAFVAGGQTVYLHTGLIHAATTANEVQGVIAHELGHIEGGHVIRYSEGAEAAGNISIASLILAAAAVAAGAGEAGMAIMQAGQQAALGKFLAFSRVQESVADASGARYLSAAGISGRGSISFFKKLQNFEFRLGIPQTDSYDRTHPLSGERITVLEDTYKADPAWEAPLHPKWEADFKRVKAKLLGYIAEPNATLRDYPESDLTVPGHYARAYAWHKAAYPDKALREADALVAKNPDDPYFLELRGQILLESGKPTEALASLRRATELTGNQPLIAAILGHALIATEDPDKLQEAERVLKSAVTRDNNNPFAWYQLGVVYQALGDEPRAALASAERYLMMGAPQLALPNAAKAMAGLPEYSNDWIRAQDVKLVAEAQVQRLSKRQR, translated from the coding sequence ATGCTGTCTAAATCTGGAACTGCAAAATTCACTGCGCGCCTGCTGGCACTGCTTGCGCTTTTTTCAATTGCACTCCAGCCAGCCCATGCCCAGTCGATCCTCCGCGATGCCGAAACCGAGGCTTTTCTCGATGAAATTTCCGAACCGCTGATCCGCGCGGCCGGGCTTGAACCGGCCAATGTCGATATCGTCCTGATCAACGACAAATCGATCAACGCCTTTGTTGCCGGCGGTCAGACTGTTTATCTACATACCGGCCTGATTCATGCGGCCACAACCGCGAATGAGGTTCAGGGCGTAATCGCGCATGAACTTGGCCACATCGAGGGCGGACATGTCATCCGTTATAGCGAGGGTGCCGAAGCGGCGGGCAATATCTCGATCGCCAGCCTGATTCTGGCAGCGGCAGCCGTCGCCGCCGGCGCAGGCGAAGCGGGCATGGCGATCATGCAGGCGGGCCAACAGGCAGCACTGGGCAAATTCCTCGCATTCAGCCGGGTTCAGGAAAGCGTCGCCGATGCATCCGGCGCGCGCTATCTTTCAGCGGCCGGCATTAGCGGTCGTGGGTCAATCAGCTTCTTTAAAAAGCTGCAAAATTTTGAATTTCGCCTCGGCATCCCTCAGACTGATAGCTATGATCGCACCCACCCGCTTTCGGGTGAACGCATCACCGTATTGGAAGACACCTACAAGGCAGACCCTGCATGGGAGGCGCCCTTACACCCGAAATGGGAGGCTGACTTCAAGCGAGTGAAGGCCAAACTGCTCGGCTATATCGCCGAACCCAATGCCACTTTGCGCGATTATCCGGAATCGGACCTGACTGTGCCGGGCCATTATGCGCGTGCTTATGCCTGGCACAAGGCGGCCTATCCGGACAAGGCGCTGCGCGAAGCCGACGCATTGGTAGCCAAAAACCCCGATGACCCTTATTTTCTTGAGCTACGCGGCCAAATATTGCTCGAATCCGGAAAGCCGACCGAGGCGCTGGCATCGCTACGCCGTGCAACGGAACTGACCGGAAACCAGCCCCTGATCGCGGCTATTCTGGGCCATGCACTGATCGCAACAGAAGACCCTGACAAGTTGCAAGAGGCGGAGCGCGTTCTGAAGTCGGCAGTTACACGGGACAATAATAACCCCTTTGCCTGGTACCAGCTGGGTGTGGTCTATCAGGCGTTGGGGGACGAACCGCGCGCTGCATTGGCCAGTGCCGAACGCTATTTGATGATGGGTGCGCCACAACTTGCGCTGCCCAATGCGGCCAAGGCGATGGCAGGCCTGCCCGAATATTCCAATGACTGGATCCGCGCGCAAGATGTAAAGCTGGTGGCCGAAGCGCAAGTGCAAAGACTGTCCAAACGCCAAAGATAG